GTCTTCACGATTCCGGAACCCGTGTTCCAGGAAACGACCGGCATCATTCCGGGTCTTGACGGCCGCAAGATGAGCAAGTCCTACGACAACGTCATCGACATCTTCCTCGAGAGCAAGGCCTTGAAGAAGAAGATCGGCAAGATCGTCACGAACTCCCAGGGCATCGAGGAACCGAAGGATCCCGATACCTGCAACGTGTTTAAGTTGTACAAACTCTTCGCCACTCCGGAACAGACCGAGGCTCTCGCTGCCCGCTACCGCGCCGGCGGCATGGGCTGGGGACATGCGAAGCAGGAACTCCAGAACGTTCTCGAAGAACACCTGGGCGCAGCCCGCGAGAAGTACTTCTACCTGCTGAACCACACCGAGGAAATCGACAAGATCCTCGCGTACGGCAAGGAGAAGGCCCGCGTGAAGTCCAAGGCGATGATGGAAAAGGTACGTAGCCTGTTGGGAACTTACTAGTCGTAAGTTCCCTAGACAAGGGAAGGCTCCGCCCTCCCTAACACCCTCCTTTCCCAAATGCAGGAAACCTTTTAACGACCGTTCGTTCGTCGTTTCTAGACGAATTGTCGGATGAAATTAAAAGCAAAAAAGACCGCAGAAATGCGGCCTTTTTTGATAATAACAAAAAAAGATTTTTTCTGAGAAGCGAGCTAGACAAGGCGCGAGGCCTCGTAGCGTACTAAATGTTACGTGAGAGGCCGAGCAACGCTGTATAGCGATGCTTATCAGGAAAAATTAAGCAAAGGGAGGAATTACCTGCCAGAGCACTGCTTTATGCGCATGCAGGCGGTTTTCCGCTTCCTCGAAGCTCATGTTCACGTCGAAGTTGTCCATCACGGAGTCCGTGATTTCTTCGCCGCGGTGAGCGGGCAGGCAGTGGCTGACCTTGCAGTGGGCCGGAGCGAGCTTCAAGAGTTCGTCGTTGATCTGGAACGGCAAGAAGTGAGACTGCTTCGTGGCCTTTTCGCCTTCCTGGCCCATGGAAACCCACACGTCGCTATAGAGAATGTCGGCGTCCTTGACGGCTTCCTTCGGGTCGTTGAACACACGGTACTGGCAGCCGTGCTTCTTGAGGCCGGCGGCAGCTTCTTCGACCACGTTCTTCGGCTGTTCGAAACCCTTGGGGCAGGCGAGCGTGAAGTTCATGCCCACCTTGGAGGCGAGTGCGAGGAACGAATTTGCGACGTTGTTGCCGTCACCGATGAAGGCAACGGTCTTCGGCTTGCCATCGGCGTTCTTGAAACCGCCGAGGTTTTCGGTAATCATCTGCGCGAATGCGATTGCCTGGCAGGGGTGGCAGTCGTCGGTCAGGGCGTTCACTACGGGCACGCTACCGTATTCGGCGAGTTCTTCCACGAGCTGCTGCTTGAAGCAACGG
This genomic window from Fibrobacter sp. contains:
- the argF gene encoding ornithine carbamoyltransferase, giving the protein MIDRNKHFLRLMDWSEEKILETIEIASRLKKEVHAGKVSDRLHGQNIAMFFEKPSLRTITTFQVGMNQLGGHAVLLAPDSIGLGKRESVKDVARCLSRWVNAIVVRCFKQQLVEELAEYGSVPVVNALTDDCHPCQAIAFAQMITENLGGFKNADGKPKTVAFIGDGNNVANSFLALASKVGMNFTLACPKGFEQPKNVVEEAAAGLKKHGCQYRVFNDPKEAVKDADILYSDVWVSMGQEGEKATKQSHFLPFQINDELLKLAPAHCKVSHCLPAHRGEEITDSVMDNFDVNMSFEEAENRLHAHKAVLWQVIPPFA